The Natator depressus isolate rNatDep1 chromosome 11, rNatDep2.hap1, whole genome shotgun sequence genome includes a window with the following:
- the LOC141995764 gene encoding uncharacterized protein LOC141995764 yields the protein MQSSSAEVTMMESQNHKRAPAWTEREVRDLIAVWGEESVLSELRSSFRNAKTFVKISQGMKDRGHNRDPKQCRVKLKELRQAYQKTREANSRSGSEPQTCRFYDELHAILGGSATTTPAVLFDSFNGDGGNTEAGFGDEEDDDEEEVVDSSQQASGETGFPDSQELFLTLDLEPVPPEPTQGCLLDPAGGEGTSAACVSMITGSSPSQRLVKIRKKKKRTRDEMFSELMLSSHTDRAQTNAWRQIMSDCRKAQNDQEERWRAEESKWRAEESKWRAEERAEARMWRQRDERRSDSW from the exons atgcagagctcatcagcagaggtgaccatgatggagtctcagaatcacaaaagagctccagcatggaccgaacgggaggtacgggatctgatcgctgtatggggagaggaatccgtgctatcagaactccgttccagttttcgaaatgccaaaacctttgtcaagatctcccagggcatgaaggacagaggccataacagggacccgaagcagtgccgcgtgaaactgaaggagctgaggcaagcctatcagaaaaccagagaggcgaacagccgctccgggtcagagccccaaacatgccgcttctatgatgagctgcatgccattttagggggttcagccaccactaccccagccgtgttgtttgactccttcaatggagatggaggcaatacggaagcaggttttggggacgaagaagatgatgatgaggaggaggttgtagatagctcacagcaagcaagcggagaaaccggttttcccgacagccaggaactgtttctcaccctggacctggagccagtaccccctgaacccacccaaggctgcctcctggacccagcaggcggagaagggacctctg ctgcatgtgtttcaatgatcacaggttcttctccttcccagaggctagtgaagattagaaagaaaaaaaaacgcactcgagatgaaatgttctccgagctcatgctgtcctcccacactgacagagcacagacgaatgcgtggaggcaaataatgtcagactgcaggaaagcacaaaatgaccaggaggagaggtggcgggctgaagagagtaagtggcgggctgaagagagtaagtggcgggctgaagagagggctgaagctcgaatgtggcgacagcgtgatgagaggag ATCAGATTCATGGTAA